TCGGGCGTGTCGATGTTGCGGCCGAACAGGATGAAGCCCCAGGGGTCGGTCGCGCGGAAGAAATCGCGCTCGGCCCGGTCGAGGTCCGGGCCGGCGATGCCGCCAAGGATGGTGGCCGAGGGCATTACTTCGCCGTGGCCGGGATGCAGTCGACGCCTTCGGCGATCAGCGCGGCGCAGAAACGGCGCGCCTCGTCCTTGGAGGCGAAGCCCGCGGCCCGCAGGCGCCAGAAGCTGCGGCCATTGGCCTTGTGCTCCTGCACGACCATGCCCTTGCCGGCGAAAAGCGCACCGAACTTGTTCGACACCCGGTTCCATTCGCCGCGCGCCAGCTTGTCGCTGTCGAAGGCGCCGATCTGCACCAGCGAGGCGCCCGAGGCGACCTTGGCGGGCGCCGGGGTCGGCGCGGGGGCGTCTTCGGGCCTGGCTTCGGTCACGGCGGCCGCGGCGGCGGGTGCCGGTGCGGCGTCGCTCGTCACCACGGCGGCCGAGGCCAGCCGGCGCGGGCGCGGCGCCGGGCGGGGCGAGCCCGCGACCGAGGCCGGGGCGACGGCGGGCGCGGCACCGGCCTCGGCCAGCGCATTGGTGATCGCCACGTCGCGGGTCTCGTTGCCGGCGAGATCGGTCACGACCTCGTTCACCGGCGCTTCCGAGGCGGCGGGCGCGTCCGAGATCGCCGCCTCGGCAACCATGTCGGGCTCTTCGCTGCTTTCGCCGTCCGGCCGGGCGATGACGCGCGGCGTGTCGTCGGTCAGCGGCAGCTCGACCGGGTGCGAGGGGGCCTGGGCCGTGGCGCCAAGCGCGCCCATGGCGACGTCCTCCGCCCCGAGCGGGGTGGCCGGCGGGGCGATGGCGACCTGGT
This portion of the Paracoccus sp. N5 genome encodes:
- a CDS encoding SPOR domain-containing protein, which gives rise to MTVVDFRSSGGFDGSQPQRLAHDYPYGETQEQDWQDDGWDAQHDHAPAESPSLLGRVSRLTHYLGALVSVGLIVILAVWGFKLVVRDVSGVPVIRAVQGEARTAPENPGGELTDRTGLAVNTVAAGQEPKRVDQVAIAPPATPLGAEDVAMGALGATAQAPSHPVELPLTDDTPRVIARPDGESSEEPDMVAEAAISDAPAASEAPVNEVVTDLAGNETRDVAITNALAEAGAAPAVAPASVAGSPRPAPRPRRLASAAVVTSDAAPAPAAAAAVTEARPEDAPAPTPAPAKVASGASLVQIGAFDSDKLARGEWNRVSNKFGALFAGKGMVVQEHKANGRSFWRLRAAGFASKDEARRFCAALIAEGVDCIPATAK